A genomic window from Meleagris gallopavo isolate NT-WF06-2002-E0010 breed Aviagen turkey brand Nicholas breeding stock chromosome 30, Turkey_5.1, whole genome shotgun sequence includes:
- the SUGP2 gene encoding SURP and G-patch domain-containing protein 2 isoform X3 codes for MASRRITRETFDAAVQDKVKRYRAERGGAAREAMRRFKAHSRPVPRPRYEDSFHDDGRYDDAQHHSHDDWIENPRDEYPGPSYRSASPLIRKANYYHEQFGHPASHDREYGHPAARDREYGRPASHGREYGHPLPRDREYGGLASHDQDYGHPDSWEAAGPHETDFSSSDILGDFRSPGLMEDEYGNVESQEYDVDFGIQSDSEFRPPIRRGSIGRGRALRGRRITRGTAKAKLFKGDIKTPLKKWNAKKPQPGPDQKPTVQPDQMPETADRPNQRPVAVQHPNQKLPPQPNQRPAIATPRPILRLPKPAHVFRNLNFELVDKSDIFSTFGIQIIKWAGFHTIKNDAEFSRLFGALFELETETCAKMLASFKCSLKPEHRDYCFFTIKSLQHAALKTPKVDNEFLNMLLDKGAVKTKNCFFEIIKPFDKYIMRLQDRLLKGVTPLLMACNAYELSIKTNGFGNPREMASAFETTVSLCRKSLALLGQTFALASVFRQEKILEAVGLQEMAPAPTLFPNFDDSTLFGREYIENLKAWLEKSGYPIQMKKAEAESTVQLKKPSPDTKVKIPQRADREIVETIEQLVNSIVSGTLSAKERNAQKNCPEYWFLSDEDSLEYKYYRLKLSEVQRKTSSGKEAGGEGRTLEESATESVRAMLYARKVASIKRRLFKRKRTGVTAQRGIRGRKVRRTTIGTQTLLSAGTVLKHQDKHLQESVQSEPSVSETTTSENSSSLDPSSSQCGTSSEVPLPSEGRVDSEDLLAPPELFSSLPCQFPDVDAKTMETAEKLAKFVAQVGPEIEQFSIDNSADNPDLWFLQDRNSSAFKFYRMKVYELCPSINFSDVKEANDAGEDAKPEERNVDISEEEEEEEEEEEEDNEEEAEFEEDISRPLEEMEQAEEGEDDDISAGRSVENLAEEMISKTGEEISTGETQLAASSDGAIPNLSTQASAPATGTLFPRKRISSKSLKVGMIPASKRICLIEEPKVHEPVRIAYDRPRGCPVTKKKKKPKDLEFSHKKLTNRNVGFQMLQKMGWQEGHGLGTRGKGIREPVKVSRLSSMKTASFSEHFN; via the exons ATGGCCTCGCGGCGGATCACGCGGGAGACGTTCGATGCTGCGGTGCAGGACAAAGTGAAGCGGTACCGCGCGGAGCGGGGCGGGGCGGCGCGAGAGGCGATGCGGCGCTTCAAAG CTCATTCAAGGCCAGTCCCAAGACCGAGATATGAGGACAGCTTTCATGATGATGGAAGATACGACGATGCCCAGCACCATTCACACGATGACTGGATTGAGAACCCTAGAGATGAGTATCCAGGACCTTCTTACAGATCTGCAAGCCCTCTCATAAGGAAAGCTAACTACTACCATGAACAGTTTGGCCACCCGGCATCTCATGACCGGGAATACGGGCACCCAGCTGCACGGGACCGGGAGTACGGGCGGCCGGCTTCTCATGGCCGGGAATATGGGCACCCCCTGCCTCGGGACCGGGAGTACGGGGGCCTGGCTTCTCATGATCAGGACTACGGACATCCTGACTCTTGGGAAGCTGCTGGACCACATGAAACTGACTTTAGTTCTTCAGATATTTTAGGTGATTTTAGATCACCTGGACTCATGGAAGATGAATACGGCAACGTGGAAAGTCAGGAGTATGATGTAGACTTTGGAATTCAATCTGACAGTGAGTTCCGACCCCCCATTAGGAGGGGCAGCATTGGCAGGGGAAGAGCCCTGCGAGGGAGGCGTATTACAAGGGGCACTGCTAAAGCTAAACTATTCAAAGGAGACATCAAAACCCCTCTAAAGAAATGGAACGCTAAAAAACCGCAGCCAGGCCCTGATCAGAAGCCAACTGTGCAACCTGATCAAATGCCAGAAACTGCTGACCGACCCAACCAGAGGCCGGTGGCTGTTCAGCACCCCAATCAGAAGCTGCCTCCACAACCTAATCAAAGGCCAGCTATAGCAACCCCGAGGCCCATTCTCAGGCTCCCGAAGCCTGCACATGTTTTCAGAAATCTCAATTTTGAGCTTGTGGATAAGTCTGACATTTTTTCAACGTTTGGAATACAAATCATAAAATGGGCTGGATTTCACACAATAAAAAACGATGCGGAATTTTCTCGACTCTTTGGAGCTCTCTTTGAGCTGGAGACAGAAACGTGTGCAAAAATGCTTGCTTCGTTCAAATGCTCCTTAAAGCCAGAACACAGAGATTATTGTTTCTTTACTATCAAGAGTTTACAACATGCTGCTTTGAAAACTCCCAAGGTGGACAATGAGTTTTTAAATATGCTGTTGGACAAGGGTGCTGTGAAAACAAAGAACTGCttctttgaaataataaaacctTTTGATAAATACATAATGAGGCTACAAGACCGCCTGCTAAAGGGTGTCACGCCTCTGCTTATGGCCTGCAATGCTTATGAATTAAGCATTAAGACAAACGGTTTTGGTAACCCCAGAGAAATGGCAAGTGCTTTTGAGACCACTGTTTCTCTTTGTCGTAAGTCTTTAGCGCTTCTGGGTCAGACCTTTGCATTAGCATCTGTTTTCAGGCAAGAGAAAATACTGGAAGCTGTAGGGCTACAGGAAATGGCTCCAGCACCAACCCTGTTCCCAAACTTTGATGATTCAACATTGTTTGGAAGAGAATACATTGAGAACTTAAAGGCTTGGTTGGAGAAAAGTGGATATCCAATTCAGATGAAAAAAGCTGAAGCAGAGTCCACAGTGCAGCTTAAAAAACCCTCTCCTGACACAAAAGTTAAAA tcCCACAGCGAGCTGATCGGGAAATTGTAGAAACAATTGAACAGCTCGTGAATAGCATTGTTTCAGGAACCTTGTCTGCCAAAGAGAGAAATGCTCAAAAGAACTGTCCTGAATATTG GTTCTTGTCTGATGAAGATAGTCTAGAATACAAATATTACAGACTGAAGTTGTCAGAGGTGCAAAGAAAGACATCgtcaggaaaggaagcaggTGGTGAGGGCAGAACGCTAGAAGAGTCTGCCACAGAATCAGTCAGGGCCATGTTGTATGCCAGGAAAGTCGCAAGTATTAAGAGAAGGctattcaaaaggaaaaggactGGAGTTACTGCACAGCGTGGAATTCGAGGAAGGAAGGTGAGGAGAACGACCATAGGGACACAGACTTTGCTTTCAGCTGGTACAGTGCTGAAACACCAAGACAAGCATCTTCAAGAGTCAGTCCAGTCAGAGCCTTCTGTATCAGAAACCACCACGTCTGAGAATTCTTCTTCTCTTGATCCCTCATCCTCACAATGTGGCACCAGTTCAGAGGTCCCTCTGCCATCAGAAGGAAGGGTGGATTCAGAGGATTTACTGGCACCACCTGAACTTTTCTCATCGTTGCCCTGTCAGTTTCCTGATG TGGATGCTAAAACGATGGAGACAGCTGAGAAGCTTGCCAAGTTTGTTGCTCAGGTAGGACCAGAAATTGAGCAGTTCAGCATAGACAACAGTGCGGATAACCCAGACCTCTG GTTTCTACAGGATCGAAACAGTTCTGCTTTCAAGTTCTACCGCATGAAGGTCTATGAGTTATGTCCCTCTATTAACTTCAGTGACGTGAAAGAAGCAAATGATGCTGGGGAAGATGCTAAACCTGAAGAGAGAAATGTGGATATttcggaggaggaggaggaggaagaagaagaagaggaggaagacaATGAGGAGGAAGCTGAGTTTGAGGAGGATATTTCCCGACCTTTGGAAGAAATGGAGCAAGCTGAGGAGGGAGAAGATGATGATATCTCAGCAGGTAGAAGTGTGGAAAACCTTGCTGAAGAGATGATTTCCAAAACAGGAGAGGAAATTTCAACAGGTGAAACACAGCTTGCTGCATCATCTGATGGTGCTATACCAAATCTGTCAACACAGGCATCAGCTCCTGCCACTGGAACCCTATTTCCCCGCAAGAGAATCAGCAGCAAGTCTCTGAAAGTTGGTATGATTCCTGCGTCTAAAAGGATATGCCTCATAGAAGAACCAAAAG TTCATGAACCTGTCAGAATTGCTTATGATAGACCTCGTGGCTGCCCCGTTACAAAGAAGAAGAAG aAACCAAAAGATTTAGAATTTTCACACAAGAAACTGACAAACAGAAATGTAGGTTTCCAGATGCTTCAGAAGATGGGCTGGCAAGAAGGACATGGCCTGGGTACACGAGGAAAAGGAATCAGAGAGCCTGTAAAAGT tTCCAGGCTCTCTTCCATGAAGACTGCAAGCTTCAGTGAACATTTTAACTAA
- the SUGP2 gene encoding SURP and G-patch domain-containing protein 2 isoform X2: protein MASRRITRETFDAAVQDKVKRYRAERGGAAREAMRRFKAHSRPVPRPRYEDSFHDDGRYDDAQHHSHDDWIENPRDEYPGPSYRSASPLIRKANYYHEQFGHPASHDREYGHPAARDREYGRPASHGREYGHPLPRDREYGGLASHDQDYGHPDSWEAAGPHETDFSSSDILGDFRSPGLMEDEYGNVESQEYDVDFGIQSDSEFRPPIRRGSIGRGRALRGRRITRGTAKAKLFKGDIKTPLKKWNAKKPQPGPDQKPTVQPDQMPETADRPNQRPVAVQHPNQKLPPQPNQRPAIATPRPILRLPKPAHVFRNLNFELVDKSDIFSTFGIQIIKWAGFHTIKNDAEFSRLFGALFELETETCAKMLASFKCSLKPEHRDYCFFTIKSLQHAALKTPKVDNEFLNMLLDKGAVKTKNCFFEIIKPFDKYIMRLQDRLLKGVTPLLMACNAYELSIKTNGFGNPREMASAFETTVSLCRKSLALLGQTFALASVFRQEKILEAVGLQEMAPAPTLFPNFDDSTLFGREYIENLKAWLEKSGYPIQMKKAEAESTVQLKKPSPDTKVKIPQRADREIVETIEQLVNSIVSGTLSAKERNAQKNCPEYWFLSDEDSLEYKYYRLKLSEVQRKTSSGKEAGGEGRTLEESATESVRAMLYARKVASIKRRLFKRKRTGVTAQRGIRGRKVRRTTIGTQTLLSAGTVLKHQDKHLQESVQSEPSVSETTTSENSSSLDPSSSQCGTSSEVPLPSEGRVDSEDLLAPPELFSSLPCQFPDVDAKTMETAEKLAKFVAQVGPEIEQFSIDNSADNPDLWFLQDRNSSAFKFYRMKVYELCPSINFSDVKEANDAGEDAKPEERNVDISEEEEEEEEEEEEDNEEEAEFEEDISRPLEEMEQAEEGEDDDISAGRSVENLAEEMISKTGEEISTGETQLAASSDGAIPNLSTQASAPATGTLFPRKRISSKSLKVGMIPASKRICLIEEPKVHEPVRIAYDRPRGCPVTKKKKKPKDLEFSHKKLTNRNVGFQMLQKMGWQEGHGLGTRGKGIREPVKVGATSAGEGLGVAGEENKEDAFDVFRQRMIQMYRQKRASK, encoded by the exons ATGGCCTCGCGGCGGATCACGCGGGAGACGTTCGATGCTGCGGTGCAGGACAAAGTGAAGCGGTACCGCGCGGAGCGGGGCGGGGCGGCGCGAGAGGCGATGCGGCGCTTCAAAG CTCATTCAAGGCCAGTCCCAAGACCGAGATATGAGGACAGCTTTCATGATGATGGAAGATACGACGATGCCCAGCACCATTCACACGATGACTGGATTGAGAACCCTAGAGATGAGTATCCAGGACCTTCTTACAGATCTGCAAGCCCTCTCATAAGGAAAGCTAACTACTACCATGAACAGTTTGGCCACCCGGCATCTCATGACCGGGAATACGGGCACCCAGCTGCACGGGACCGGGAGTACGGGCGGCCGGCTTCTCATGGCCGGGAATATGGGCACCCCCTGCCTCGGGACCGGGAGTACGGGGGCCTGGCTTCTCATGATCAGGACTACGGACATCCTGACTCTTGGGAAGCTGCTGGACCACATGAAACTGACTTTAGTTCTTCAGATATTTTAGGTGATTTTAGATCACCTGGACTCATGGAAGATGAATACGGCAACGTGGAAAGTCAGGAGTATGATGTAGACTTTGGAATTCAATCTGACAGTGAGTTCCGACCCCCCATTAGGAGGGGCAGCATTGGCAGGGGAAGAGCCCTGCGAGGGAGGCGTATTACAAGGGGCACTGCTAAAGCTAAACTATTCAAAGGAGACATCAAAACCCCTCTAAAGAAATGGAACGCTAAAAAACCGCAGCCAGGCCCTGATCAGAAGCCAACTGTGCAACCTGATCAAATGCCAGAAACTGCTGACCGACCCAACCAGAGGCCGGTGGCTGTTCAGCACCCCAATCAGAAGCTGCCTCCACAACCTAATCAAAGGCCAGCTATAGCAACCCCGAGGCCCATTCTCAGGCTCCCGAAGCCTGCACATGTTTTCAGAAATCTCAATTTTGAGCTTGTGGATAAGTCTGACATTTTTTCAACGTTTGGAATACAAATCATAAAATGGGCTGGATTTCACACAATAAAAAACGATGCGGAATTTTCTCGACTCTTTGGAGCTCTCTTTGAGCTGGAGACAGAAACGTGTGCAAAAATGCTTGCTTCGTTCAAATGCTCCTTAAAGCCAGAACACAGAGATTATTGTTTCTTTACTATCAAGAGTTTACAACATGCTGCTTTGAAAACTCCCAAGGTGGACAATGAGTTTTTAAATATGCTGTTGGACAAGGGTGCTGTGAAAACAAAGAACTGCttctttgaaataataaaacctTTTGATAAATACATAATGAGGCTACAAGACCGCCTGCTAAAGGGTGTCACGCCTCTGCTTATGGCCTGCAATGCTTATGAATTAAGCATTAAGACAAACGGTTTTGGTAACCCCAGAGAAATGGCAAGTGCTTTTGAGACCACTGTTTCTCTTTGTCGTAAGTCTTTAGCGCTTCTGGGTCAGACCTTTGCATTAGCATCTGTTTTCAGGCAAGAGAAAATACTGGAAGCTGTAGGGCTACAGGAAATGGCTCCAGCACCAACCCTGTTCCCAAACTTTGATGATTCAACATTGTTTGGAAGAGAATACATTGAGAACTTAAAGGCTTGGTTGGAGAAAAGTGGATATCCAATTCAGATGAAAAAAGCTGAAGCAGAGTCCACAGTGCAGCTTAAAAAACCCTCTCCTGACACAAAAGTTAAAA tcCCACAGCGAGCTGATCGGGAAATTGTAGAAACAATTGAACAGCTCGTGAATAGCATTGTTTCAGGAACCTTGTCTGCCAAAGAGAGAAATGCTCAAAAGAACTGTCCTGAATATTG GTTCTTGTCTGATGAAGATAGTCTAGAATACAAATATTACAGACTGAAGTTGTCAGAGGTGCAAAGAAAGACATCgtcaggaaaggaagcaggTGGTGAGGGCAGAACGCTAGAAGAGTCTGCCACAGAATCAGTCAGGGCCATGTTGTATGCCAGGAAAGTCGCAAGTATTAAGAGAAGGctattcaaaaggaaaaggactGGAGTTACTGCACAGCGTGGAATTCGAGGAAGGAAGGTGAGGAGAACGACCATAGGGACACAGACTTTGCTTTCAGCTGGTACAGTGCTGAAACACCAAGACAAGCATCTTCAAGAGTCAGTCCAGTCAGAGCCTTCTGTATCAGAAACCACCACGTCTGAGAATTCTTCTTCTCTTGATCCCTCATCCTCACAATGTGGCACCAGTTCAGAGGTCCCTCTGCCATCAGAAGGAAGGGTGGATTCAGAGGATTTACTGGCACCACCTGAACTTTTCTCATCGTTGCCCTGTCAGTTTCCTGATG TGGATGCTAAAACGATGGAGACAGCTGAGAAGCTTGCCAAGTTTGTTGCTCAGGTAGGACCAGAAATTGAGCAGTTCAGCATAGACAACAGTGCGGATAACCCAGACCTCTG GTTTCTACAGGATCGAAACAGTTCTGCTTTCAAGTTCTACCGCATGAAGGTCTATGAGTTATGTCCCTCTATTAACTTCAGTGACGTGAAAGAAGCAAATGATGCTGGGGAAGATGCTAAACCTGAAGAGAGAAATGTGGATATttcggaggaggaggaggaggaagaagaagaagaggaggaagacaATGAGGAGGAAGCTGAGTTTGAGGAGGATATTTCCCGACCTTTGGAAGAAATGGAGCAAGCTGAGGAGGGAGAAGATGATGATATCTCAGCAGGTAGAAGTGTGGAAAACCTTGCTGAAGAGATGATTTCCAAAACAGGAGAGGAAATTTCAACAGGTGAAACACAGCTTGCTGCATCATCTGATGGTGCTATACCAAATCTGTCAACACAGGCATCAGCTCCTGCCACTGGAACCCTATTTCCCCGCAAGAGAATCAGCAGCAAGTCTCTGAAAGTTGGTATGATTCCTGCGTCTAAAAGGATATGCCTCATAGAAGAACCAAAAG TTCATGAACCTGTCAGAATTGCTTATGATAGACCTCGTGGCTGCCCCGTTACAAAGAAGAAGAAG aAACCAAAAGATTTAGAATTTTCACACAAGAAACTGACAAACAGAAATGTAGGTTTCCAGATGCTTCAGAAGATGGGCTGGCAAGAAGGACATGGCCTGGGTACACGAGGAAAAGGAATCAGAGAGCCTGTAAAAGT GGGTGCTACCTCTGCAGGGGAGGGCTTGGGTGTtgcaggggaagaaaataaagaagatgcATTTGATGTTTTCCGTCAAAGAATGATACAAATGTACAGGCAGAAAAGAGCAAGTAAATAG
- the SUGP2 gene encoding SURP and G-patch domain-containing protein 2 isoform X1, giving the protein MASRRITRETFDAAVQDKVKRYRAERGGAAREAMRRFKAHSRPVPRPRYEDSFHDDGRYDDAQHHSHDDWIENPRDEYPGPSYRSASPLIRKANYYHEQFGHPASHDREYGHPAARDREYGRPASHGREYGHPLPRDREYGGLASHDQDYGHPDSWEAAGPHETDFSSSDILGDFRSPGLMEDEYGNVESQEYDVDFGIQSDSEFRPPIRRGSIGRGRALRGRRITRGTAKAKLFKGDIKTPLKKWNAKKPQPGPDQKPTVQPDQMPETADRPNQRPVAVQHPNQKLPPQPNQRPAIATPRPILRLPKPAHVFRNLNFELVDKSDIFSTFGIQIIKWAGFHTIKNDAEFSRLFGALFELETETCAKMLASFKCSLKPEHRDYCFFTIKSLQHAALKTPKVDNEFLNMLLDKGAVKTKNCFFEIIKPFDKYIMRLQDRLLKGVTPLLMACNAYELSIKTNGFGNPREMASAFETTVSLCRKSLALLGQTFALASVFRQEKILEAVGLQEMAPAPTLFPNFDDSTLFGREYIENLKAWLEKSGYPIQMKKAEAESTVQLKKPSPDTKVKIPQRADREIVETIEQLVNSIVSGTLSAKERNAQKNCPEYWFLSDEDSLEYKYYRLKLSEVQRKTSSGKEAGGEGRTLEESATESVRAMLYARKVASIKRRLFKRKRTGVTAQRGIRGRKVRRTTIGTQTLLSAGTVLKHQDKHLQESVQSEPSVSETTTSENSSSLDPSSSQCGTSSEVPLPSEGRVDSEDLLAPPELFSSLPCQFPDVDAKTMETAEKLAKFVAQVGPEIEQFSIDNSADNPDLWFLQDRNSSAFKFYRMKVYELCPSINFSDVKEANDAGEDAKPEERNVDISEEEEEEEEEEEEDNEEEAEFEEDISRPLEEMEQAEEGEDDDISAGRSVENLAEEMISKTGEEISTGETQLAASSDGAIPNLSTQASAPATGTLFPRKRISSKSLKVGMIPASKRICLIEEPKVHEPVRIAYDRPRGCPVTKKKKKPKDLEFSHKKLTNRNVGFQMLQKMGWQEGHGLGTRGKGIREPVKVYVMGTNCRNLAAVEQAGILVVTISILTFLDVANSVFCFLLDVVFGLSKVERADFTRFSGQAEHSLVWKLAVPCCAL; this is encoded by the exons ATGGCCTCGCGGCGGATCACGCGGGAGACGTTCGATGCTGCGGTGCAGGACAAAGTGAAGCGGTACCGCGCGGAGCGGGGCGGGGCGGCGCGAGAGGCGATGCGGCGCTTCAAAG CTCATTCAAGGCCAGTCCCAAGACCGAGATATGAGGACAGCTTTCATGATGATGGAAGATACGACGATGCCCAGCACCATTCACACGATGACTGGATTGAGAACCCTAGAGATGAGTATCCAGGACCTTCTTACAGATCTGCAAGCCCTCTCATAAGGAAAGCTAACTACTACCATGAACAGTTTGGCCACCCGGCATCTCATGACCGGGAATACGGGCACCCAGCTGCACGGGACCGGGAGTACGGGCGGCCGGCTTCTCATGGCCGGGAATATGGGCACCCCCTGCCTCGGGACCGGGAGTACGGGGGCCTGGCTTCTCATGATCAGGACTACGGACATCCTGACTCTTGGGAAGCTGCTGGACCACATGAAACTGACTTTAGTTCTTCAGATATTTTAGGTGATTTTAGATCACCTGGACTCATGGAAGATGAATACGGCAACGTGGAAAGTCAGGAGTATGATGTAGACTTTGGAATTCAATCTGACAGTGAGTTCCGACCCCCCATTAGGAGGGGCAGCATTGGCAGGGGAAGAGCCCTGCGAGGGAGGCGTATTACAAGGGGCACTGCTAAAGCTAAACTATTCAAAGGAGACATCAAAACCCCTCTAAAGAAATGGAACGCTAAAAAACCGCAGCCAGGCCCTGATCAGAAGCCAACTGTGCAACCTGATCAAATGCCAGAAACTGCTGACCGACCCAACCAGAGGCCGGTGGCTGTTCAGCACCCCAATCAGAAGCTGCCTCCACAACCTAATCAAAGGCCAGCTATAGCAACCCCGAGGCCCATTCTCAGGCTCCCGAAGCCTGCACATGTTTTCAGAAATCTCAATTTTGAGCTTGTGGATAAGTCTGACATTTTTTCAACGTTTGGAATACAAATCATAAAATGGGCTGGATTTCACACAATAAAAAACGATGCGGAATTTTCTCGACTCTTTGGAGCTCTCTTTGAGCTGGAGACAGAAACGTGTGCAAAAATGCTTGCTTCGTTCAAATGCTCCTTAAAGCCAGAACACAGAGATTATTGTTTCTTTACTATCAAGAGTTTACAACATGCTGCTTTGAAAACTCCCAAGGTGGACAATGAGTTTTTAAATATGCTGTTGGACAAGGGTGCTGTGAAAACAAAGAACTGCttctttgaaataataaaacctTTTGATAAATACATAATGAGGCTACAAGACCGCCTGCTAAAGGGTGTCACGCCTCTGCTTATGGCCTGCAATGCTTATGAATTAAGCATTAAGACAAACGGTTTTGGTAACCCCAGAGAAATGGCAAGTGCTTTTGAGACCACTGTTTCTCTTTGTCGTAAGTCTTTAGCGCTTCTGGGTCAGACCTTTGCATTAGCATCTGTTTTCAGGCAAGAGAAAATACTGGAAGCTGTAGGGCTACAGGAAATGGCTCCAGCACCAACCCTGTTCCCAAACTTTGATGATTCAACATTGTTTGGAAGAGAATACATTGAGAACTTAAAGGCTTGGTTGGAGAAAAGTGGATATCCAATTCAGATGAAAAAAGCTGAAGCAGAGTCCACAGTGCAGCTTAAAAAACCCTCTCCTGACACAAAAGTTAAAA tcCCACAGCGAGCTGATCGGGAAATTGTAGAAACAATTGAACAGCTCGTGAATAGCATTGTTTCAGGAACCTTGTCTGCCAAAGAGAGAAATGCTCAAAAGAACTGTCCTGAATATTG GTTCTTGTCTGATGAAGATAGTCTAGAATACAAATATTACAGACTGAAGTTGTCAGAGGTGCAAAGAAAGACATCgtcaggaaaggaagcaggTGGTGAGGGCAGAACGCTAGAAGAGTCTGCCACAGAATCAGTCAGGGCCATGTTGTATGCCAGGAAAGTCGCAAGTATTAAGAGAAGGctattcaaaaggaaaaggactGGAGTTACTGCACAGCGTGGAATTCGAGGAAGGAAGGTGAGGAGAACGACCATAGGGACACAGACTTTGCTTTCAGCTGGTACAGTGCTGAAACACCAAGACAAGCATCTTCAAGAGTCAGTCCAGTCAGAGCCTTCTGTATCAGAAACCACCACGTCTGAGAATTCTTCTTCTCTTGATCCCTCATCCTCACAATGTGGCACCAGTTCAGAGGTCCCTCTGCCATCAGAAGGAAGGGTGGATTCAGAGGATTTACTGGCACCACCTGAACTTTTCTCATCGTTGCCCTGTCAGTTTCCTGATG TGGATGCTAAAACGATGGAGACAGCTGAGAAGCTTGCCAAGTTTGTTGCTCAGGTAGGACCAGAAATTGAGCAGTTCAGCATAGACAACAGTGCGGATAACCCAGACCTCTG GTTTCTACAGGATCGAAACAGTTCTGCTTTCAAGTTCTACCGCATGAAGGTCTATGAGTTATGTCCCTCTATTAACTTCAGTGACGTGAAAGAAGCAAATGATGCTGGGGAAGATGCTAAACCTGAAGAGAGAAATGTGGATATttcggaggaggaggaggaggaagaagaagaagaggaggaagacaATGAGGAGGAAGCTGAGTTTGAGGAGGATATTTCCCGACCTTTGGAAGAAATGGAGCAAGCTGAGGAGGGAGAAGATGATGATATCTCAGCAGGTAGAAGTGTGGAAAACCTTGCTGAAGAGATGATTTCCAAAACAGGAGAGGAAATTTCAACAGGTGAAACACAGCTTGCTGCATCATCTGATGGTGCTATACCAAATCTGTCAACACAGGCATCAGCTCCTGCCACTGGAACCCTATTTCCCCGCAAGAGAATCAGCAGCAAGTCTCTGAAAGTTGGTATGATTCCTGCGTCTAAAAGGATATGCCTCATAGAAGAACCAAAAG TTCATGAACCTGTCAGAATTGCTTATGATAGACCTCGTGGCTGCCCCGTTACAAAGAAGAAGAAG aAACCAAAAGATTTAGAATTTTCACACAAGAAACTGACAAACAGAAATGTAGGTTTCCAGATGCTTCAGAAGATGGGCTGGCAAGAAGGACATGGCCTGGGTACACGAGGAAAAGGAATCAGAGAGCCTGTAAAAGTGTATGTAATGGGAACAAACTGCAGAAATCTGGCAGCTGTGGAACAGGCTGGGATCCTAGTAGTAACTATTTCTATCTTAACCTTCCTTGATGTGGCCAATTCcgtgttttgtttccttcttgaTGTGGTCTTTGGCCTCAGCAAAGTAGAGCGTGCAGACTTCACGCGTTTTTCTGGCCAGGCTGAGCACAGTCTGGTCTGGAAGTTGGCTGTTCCTTGCTGTGCACTTTGA